In the Carboxydothermus hydrogenoformans Z-2901 genome, one interval contains:
- a CDS encoding YkgJ family cysteine cluster protein, giving the protein MEIIAKIIANLRGYALKIDPDATVTDYLKALENLVEAGEYYREAGTKSCLNCIKCCYERIPLTNVDVIMLRRGLGEKNGQNIDLYHFLRDYTEIFIKGWEIDIILKRNENGACVFLNEKDRKCEIYAFRPFVCRSFYCIPTTEETETIRMAVVNLGEDALVREYLLYLREYGLTPYWTRAVKPKLNVNYYPKNIFWKKENYEIRIKDILQYL; this is encoded by the coding sequence GTGGAAATTATCGCAAAAATTATTGCCAATTTAAGAGGGTACGCTTTAAAAATAGATCCCGATGCTACCGTTACCGACTACCTTAAAGCGTTGGAAAACCTTGTAGAAGCAGGGGAATATTACCGGGAAGCAGGAACAAAAAGTTGTCTTAACTGTATAAAATGTTGTTATGAAAGAATTCCTTTAACTAATGTTGATGTTATTATGCTTCGAAGAGGATTAGGGGAAAAAAATGGACAAAATATTGACCTTTATCATTTTCTACGAGATTATACTGAAATATTTATTAAAGGTTGGGAAATTGATATAATTTTAAAAAGAAATGAAAATGGAGCTTGTGTGTTTTTAAATGAAAAAGATAGAAAATGTGAAATTTATGCCTTTCGGCCTTTTGTTTGCCGCAGTTTTTATTGTATTCCAACTACCGAGGAAACGGAAACAATTCGCATGGCAGTTGTTAATTTAGGAGAGGATGCTTTGGTCCGGGAATATTTATTATATTTAAGGGAGTATGGTTTAACTCCTTATTGGACTCGTGCTGTAAAACCAAAACTAAATGTAAATTATTATCCTAAGAATATTTTTTGGAAAAAAGAAAATTATGAAATTAGGATAAAAGATATTTTGCAGTATCTTTAA
- the rpe gene encoding ribulose-phosphate 3-epimerase — MTKGAVNLLVNIAPSILNADFSNLELVLKQLETGGAKYLHLDIMDGHFVPNLTFGPPVVKSLRAKTNLIFDVHLMVEKPESLIEPFIEAGADMITIHWESTRHPHRLLQKIKDSGKKAGIALNPATLPENLEYLLDLIDLILIMSVNPGFGGQSFINNQLTKIRKVKSMVCKAPQEILLGVDGGINLQTAPLVIEAGANFLVTGSFLFKGDVIKNLKDLIEVCQKS, encoded by the coding sequence GTGACGAAAGGAGCAGTTAACTTGCTTGTTAATATTGCGCCCTCAATTTTAAATGCAGATTTCAGTAATCTTGAACTTGTTTTAAAACAACTGGAAACAGGTGGGGCAAAATATTTACATCTGGATATTATGGACGGGCATTTTGTACCTAATTTAACTTTTGGTCCACCGGTTGTAAAAAGCTTAAGAGCAAAAACTAATTTGATTTTTGATGTGCATTTAATGGTTGAAAAGCCGGAAAGTTTAATCGAGCCCTTTATTGAAGCGGGGGCGGATATGATAACTATCCACTGGGAAAGTACCAGGCATCCCCACCGCTTACTTCAAAAGATTAAGGATTCGGGGAAAAAAGCTGGAATAGCTTTAAATCCTGCAACTCTACCGGAAAATCTTGAATATCTTTTGGATTTAATAGATTTAATATTGATAATGTCCGTTAATCCTGGTTTTGGTGGCCAAAGCTTCATTAATAATCAACTTACGAAGATAAGGAAAGTGAAAAGTATGGTTTGTAAAGCTCCTCAGGAAATTTTATTGGGTGTTGATGGCGGGATAAATTTACAAACGGCTCCGTTAGTGATTGAGGCCGGGGCGAATTTTCTTGTTACCGGTAGCTTTTTGTTTAAGGGTGATGTAATTAAAAACCTAAAAGACTTGATAGAAGTTTGTCAAAAGAGCTAA
- the gpr gene encoding GPR endopeptidase codes for MELLNTLGVTIDMAVEAHELLRGEAGIEIPGVKVIKDKKENYEITKVEILNEQGAAHLQKPIGNYVTIDAPVLRSQNRTAQKEIMLALANILKTMLTINDERPILIVGLGNWHATPDALGPKVVDNIFVTRHLFNLKHEALSKGFKNVAAISPGVLGITGIETVEIVQGIVEKINPSFVIAVDALAAANVERICSSIQIADTGINPGSGIGNQRPGLNREVLGIPVIAIGCPTVVNAAIIAKNTLEMFLDKFSSSKQFYQFLKARQAGIITLVREVLEPFTNNLTVTPKEIDFLLLNLAKVIAGGITMAVHENVQPENVEIYLN; via the coding sequence ATGGAGCTTCTTAATACTTTAGGAGTAACAATTGACATGGCCGTTGAAGCCCACGAATTATTAAGAGGTGAAGCGGGGATTGAAATTCCCGGAGTTAAAGTGATTAAAGATAAAAAGGAAAATTATGAAATAACCAAAGTTGAAATTCTAAACGAGCAGGGTGCAGCTCACTTGCAAAAACCCATCGGGAATTATGTTACAATTGATGCCCCGGTGCTTCGAAGTCAAAACAGAACTGCCCAGAAAGAAATTATGTTGGCCTTGGCAAATATTCTAAAAACAATGCTAACAATAAATGATGAGCGACCCATATTAATAGTAGGGCTTGGAAACTGGCACGCCACTCCCGACGCGCTGGGCCCAAAAGTGGTAGACAATATTTTCGTTACGCGCCATTTGTTTAACTTAAAACATGAAGCCCTGAGCAAGGGTTTTAAAAATGTTGCAGCTATTTCCCCCGGAGTCTTAGGTATTACAGGAATTGAAACGGTAGAAATTGTTCAAGGCATTGTTGAAAAAATCAATCCTTCCTTTGTAATTGCCGTAGATGCTTTAGCTGCCGCCAATGTAGAAAGAATTTGTTCTTCTATTCAAATTGCAGATACAGGAATAAATCCAGGATCAGGGATAGGGAACCAACGTCCAGGATTAAATCGTGAAGTTTTGGGAATTCCGGTAATCGCCATTGGCTGCCCAACGGTGGTTAACGCAGCTATTATCGCCAAAAATACCCTGGAAATGTTTTTAGATAAATTCAGTTCATCAAAACAATTTTACCAATTTTTAAAAGCCAGGCAAGCGGGAATAATTACCTTAGTCCGGGAAGTTTTAGAGCCATTTACTAATAATCTTACGGTAACACCAAAAGAAATTGATTTTTTATTGTTAAATCTTGCTAAAGTAATAGCCGGGGGCATTACCATGGCAGTACACGAAAACGTCCAGCCGGAAAATGTGGAAATCTACTTAAATTAA
- the ribD gene encoding bifunctional diaminohydroxyphosphoribosylaminopyrimidine deaminase/5-amino-6-(5-phosphoribosylamino)uracil reductase RibD: MNDQQLMKRALKLAKRALGRTSPNPVVGAVIVDKDGNIVGEGYHKKAGLPHAEREALKVAGEKARGGTMYVTLEPCCHYGRTPPCTDAIIAAGIKKVVVAVRDPNPKVSGKGIEILRNAGIEVVEGVLAEEAFYLNEKFFKFIKTGLPFISLKWAMTVDGKIATETYDSRWVSGEKSRSFVHRLRNEYDAVLVGAKTLIIDNPLLTCRIPQGRNPYRIVLSGSGNLPEGLNIFQLEKEKNILITASKKLPKHVSNGFGHIITTPLGENRINIKEAFLELSRLGIISILVEGGAVVHASLLQNRLADKAYIFIAPKIVGGKNAPGPIGDLKISLMKDALPLAIHKLRRFGEDVFIEGYFSGG, encoded by the coding sequence ATGAACGACCAGCAGTTAATGAAAAGGGCGTTAAAGCTTGCTAAAAGAGCTTTGGGAAGAACTTCGCCAAATCCTGTAGTGGGAGCTGTTATTGTTGATAAAGATGGAAATATTGTAGGGGAAGGATACCATAAAAAAGCTGGCTTACCCCATGCTGAACGGGAAGCATTAAAAGTGGCCGGGGAAAAAGCCCGTGGCGGTACCATGTACGTAACTTTAGAGCCATGTTGTCACTATGGACGAACACCACCTTGTACCGATGCGATAATTGCGGCAGGTATAAAAAAGGTGGTAGTTGCCGTACGGGACCCGAATCCCAAGGTTTCCGGAAAAGGTATTGAAATTTTACGAAATGCAGGAATTGAAGTTGTTGAAGGGGTTTTGGCGGAAGAGGCTTTTTACCTTAATGAAAAATTTTTTAAGTTTATTAAAACGGGGCTACCTTTTATTTCTTTAAAATGGGCGATGACGGTTGATGGTAAAATTGCCACCGAAACTTATGACTCCCGTTGGGTTTCCGGTGAGAAAAGCCGGAGTTTTGTCCATAGGTTACGGAATGAATATGATGCAGTTTTGGTGGGAGCAAAGACCTTAATTATAGATAATCCACTGTTAACTTGTCGGATACCTCAGGGGCGAAATCCCTACCGCATAGTTTTATCTGGAAGTGGAAATTTACCGGAAGGTCTAAATATTTTTCAACTTGAAAAGGAGAAAAATATTTTAATTACCGCCAGTAAAAAACTACCAAAACATGTAAGCAACGGATTTGGTCACATTATAACTACTCCTTTAGGGGAAAATAGGATTAACATTAAAGAGGCTTTTTTGGAACTTTCCAGGCTTGGAATCATTTCAATTTTGGTTGAGGGCGGAGCAGTGGTCCATGCGAGTTTACTACAAAATAGACTTGCGGACAAAGCATATATCTTTATTGCACCCAAGATAGTTGGGGGGAAAAATGCTCCCGGACCAATTGGTGATTTAAAAATAAGTTTAATGAAAGATGCCTTGCCGTTAGCAATACACAAGTTAAGACGTTTTGGGGAAGATGTTTTTATTGAAGGCTATTTTTCAGGAGGGTAA
- a CDS encoding riboflavin synthase: MFTGLVEELGRVREIKKSGESLTLTVEAKTILEDIKLGDSIAVNGTCLTVVNFGNDYFEADVMPETYTKTNLKFLSPGDRVNLERTLRPTDRLGGHIVQGHVDEVGWIVEIRAKEIAKIIKIKASEGFLQYLVPKGSVAVDGISLTVVDVYNDSFTVSIIPHTFKNTTLGYKTIGSPVNLEADILAKYVFSFIKKQGASRKIDLNFLAEHGFL, encoded by the coding sequence ATGTTTACAGGTCTTGTAGAAGAGCTGGGAAGAGTTCGGGAAATTAAAAAAAGCGGAGAGTCGTTAACATTAACCGTTGAAGCCAAGACAATTCTTGAAGATATAAAATTAGGTGATAGCATCGCTGTTAACGGTACTTGCCTTACGGTGGTCAATTTTGGCAACGATTATTTTGAGGCGGATGTTATGCCCGAAACTTATACTAAAACAAATTTAAAATTCTTAAGTCCCGGGGATAGGGTAAATCTTGAAAGAACTCTACGGCCTACGGATCGTTTGGGAGGACATATTGTTCAAGGTCATGTGGATGAAGTGGGGTGGATAGTTGAAATAAGAGCAAAAGAAATTGCCAAAATAATAAAAATAAAAGCTTCCGAAGGTTTTTTACAGTATTTGGTTCCAAAAGGGTCGGTCGCGGTTGATGGCATAAGCTTGACGGTAGTTGATGTTTATAACGATTCATTTACTGTCTCAATAATTCCCCATACGTTTAAAAATACTACTTTAGGCTATAAAACAATTGGTTCTCCGGTAAACTTGGAAGCGGATATTTTAGCAAAGTATGTTTTTAGTTTTATAAAAAAACAGGGAGCATCCCGTAAAATAGACCTAAATTTTCTGGCCGAACATGGCTTTTTATAA
- the ribE gene encoding 6,7-dimethyl-8-ribityllumazine synthase: protein MQVFEGKLNGKGLKIGIIVSRFNEFITQKLLAGALDCLTRHEVENTNIDVIWVPGAFEIPLVAKRAVHKDYDAIICLGAVIRGATPHFDYVAAEVAKGIAAVGLEANKPVIFGVLTTDTIEQAIERAGTKAGNKGWEAALAAIEMANLFKKV, encoded by the coding sequence ATGCAGGTATTTGAAGGAAAGCTTAACGGGAAAGGATTAAAAATTGGAATAATTGTTAGCCGGTTTAATGAATTTATCACCCAAAAGCTTTTAGCTGGAGCTTTGGATTGTTTGACCCGGCATGAAGTAGAAAACACCAATATTGATGTTATCTGGGTGCCTGGGGCCTTTGAAATACCATTAGTTGCCAAAAGAGCAGTTCACAAAGATTATGATGCAATTATTTGTTTGGGGGCAGTAATCCGCGGAGCAACTCCTCATTTTGATTATGTAGCGGCTGAAGTAGCCAAGGGAATTGCTGCGGTTGGTTTGGAGGCTAACAAGCCGGTAATCTTTGGCGTATTAACCACCGATACCATCGAGCAGGCCATTGAAAGGGCTGGTACAAAAGCCGGGAATAAGGGCTGGGAGGCAGCCTTAGCGGCTATTGAAATGGCAAATTTATTTAAGAAAGTATAA
- a CDS encoding alpha/beta-type small acid-soluble spore protein — protein sequence MARNEIIVPQAKQALEQFKWETAREVGLNIQPGQYGGDIPAKQWGRLGGNMVKKLIQQAESQLSGQFPTT from the coding sequence ATGGCTCGGAATGAAATTATAGTGCCTCAGGCCAAACAGGCTTTAGAGCAGTTCAAGTGGGAAACTGCTCGGGAAGTTGGGCTTAATATTCAACCGGGACAATATGGTGGAGACATTCCGGCAAAACAATGGGGTAGATTAGGTGGCAATATGGTCAAAAAGTTAATTCAGCAAGCGGAATCCCAGTTAAGTGGTCAATTTCCTACTACCTAA
- the recG gene encoding ATP-dependent DNA helicase RecG — translation MDTKENAKRVRIRSFAMDIPVQYLKGVGPQKAKLLQKLKIETVKDLIYYFPKRYEDRSSLKKISELINDEVTTVLGTVVEVKEVIPRDKLKILKVGINDGSGTAYGCFFNQSYLKNVFIKGKKVYFYGKVEKRFFETNIYVYEYEFWDKELLHTNRLVPIYPLTENLSPKTFRQLIKNALDKYLEEITEPLPEEILRKYSLPDLKQALMNLHFPESSEQSELARRRMVFEEFLLFFLAIGLYKENYQKKPGIVIAGSGELEKKFIDSLPFKLTSAQEKVWREIKEDLAAKKPMNRLVQGDVGSGKTILAALALVKAVEAGFQGALMAPTEILAEQHYLNLSRLFAPLGIKVVLLSGSLSSGKKEAVYKAIKNGYADVIIGTHALIQEAVIFDNLGLAVIDEQHRFGVEQRSSLVEKGLYVNQLVMSATPIPRTLALTLYGDLDVSIVDALPAGRKPIKTYWLSSQDKGKAYAFLLKQVAEGRQGYVVCPLVEESEKLQVEAVTKLYEKLSKKFPQFKWGLMHGRLKPAEKEEVMENFRKNNIQILVSTTVIEVGVDVPNANVIIIEDAWRFGLAQLHQIRGRVGRGEHQSYCFLLGNPRNQEGIVRMKIMEKYNDGFKIAEEDLKLRGPGELSGTRQSGAWEFKLADIVRDQAILFLAKKEADEILTNKENHRALITLALEKYGDKINMLQKN, via the coding sequence ATTGATACCAAAGAAAATGCTAAAAGAGTAAGGATAAGGAGTTTTGCTATGGATATTCCGGTTCAGTACTTAAAAGGCGTAGGGCCACAAAAAGCCAAACTTTTGCAAAAGTTAAAAATTGAGACGGTAAAAGATTTAATTTACTACTTTCCGAAACGTTATGAGGATCGCAGTTCTTTAAAAAAAATAAGTGAATTAATTAATGATGAAGTGACAACGGTATTAGGAACTGTAGTTGAGGTGAAAGAAGTTATACCCAGGGACAAGTTAAAAATATTAAAAGTTGGGATTAACGACGGTTCCGGTACTGCCTATGGTTGTTTTTTTAACCAGTCTTATCTAAAAAATGTTTTTATTAAAGGAAAAAAAGTTTATTTTTACGGAAAAGTTGAAAAGAGATTTTTCGAAACAAATATTTATGTTTATGAGTATGAATTTTGGGATAAAGAATTACTCCATACCAATCGCTTAGTACCAATTTATCCGTTAACGGAAAACCTTTCCCCCAAAACATTTCGCCAGTTAATTAAAAATGCTCTTGACAAATATCTTGAGGAAATCACCGAGCCTTTACCGGAGGAAATTTTAAGGAAATATAGTTTGCCAGACCTTAAGCAAGCTTTAATGAATTTACATTTTCCGGAAAGCAGCGAACAGTCCGAATTAGCGCGACGTCGAATGGTTTTTGAAGAATTTCTCTTGTTTTTCCTGGCCATTGGATTATATAAAGAAAATTATCAGAAAAAGCCCGGGATTGTAATTGCAGGAAGTGGAGAGTTAGAGAAAAAATTTATTGATTCGCTCCCTTTTAAACTGACTTCAGCCCAGGAGAAGGTTTGGAGAGAAATAAAAGAAGATTTAGCAGCTAAAAAACCAATGAATCGCTTGGTGCAGGGAGATGTGGGGAGCGGTAAAACCATTTTAGCTGCCCTTGCTCTGGTGAAAGCAGTGGAAGCGGGGTTTCAAGGGGCTTTAATGGCGCCCACTGAAATCTTAGCGGAACAGCATTATTTGAACTTAAGCCGTCTTTTTGCTCCTCTCGGGATAAAGGTAGTTTTGCTTTCGGGGAGTTTATCATCGGGCAAGAAAGAAGCAGTTTATAAAGCCATTAAAAATGGGTACGCTGATGTAATAATTGGAACCCATGCTTTGATTCAGGAAGCTGTTATTTTTGATAATTTAGGGCTGGCTGTGATCGATGAACAGCACCGGTTTGGAGTGGAACAACGAAGTAGTCTTGTGGAAAAAGGGTTATATGTTAACCAGTTAGTTATGTCGGCTACCCCAATTCCCCGTACGCTTGCTTTAACTTTATACGGTGATTTAGATGTTTCTATTGTTGATGCTTTACCTGCGGGGAGAAAACCGATTAAAACATATTGGCTTTCTTCTCAGGATAAAGGTAAAGCTTACGCCTTTTTATTAAAGCAAGTTGCTGAAGGACGCCAGGGTTATGTGGTTTGCCCCCTGGTTGAAGAGTCGGAAAAGCTCCAAGTAGAGGCAGTTACTAAGCTTTACGAAAAGCTTTCTAAAAAATTTCCCCAGTTTAAGTGGGGTTTAATGCACGGACGGTTAAAACCTGCGGAAAAAGAAGAGGTAATGGAAAACTTCCGTAAAAATAATATTCAAATCTTGGTTTCGACTACGGTAATTGAAGTGGGAGTTGATGTGCCCAATGCCAATGTTATTATTATAGAGGATGCCTGGCGTTTTGGTTTAGCCCAGCTTCATCAAATTCGCGGTCGGGTAGGCCGGGGTGAGCATCAATCCTACTGTTTTCTTTTAGGAAACCCCAGAAATCAGGAAGGTATTGTTAGGATGAAAATTATGGAAAAATACAATGATGGATTTAAAATTGCCGAGGAAGATTTGAAATTAAGAGGGCCAGGAGAACTTAGCGGAACCCGTCAGTCAGGGGCCTGGGAATTTAAACTTGCCGATATTGTGCGAGATCAAGCCATATTGTTTTTAGCTAAAAAGGAAGCAGATGAGATCTTAACCAATAAGGAAAATCATCGTGCGCTTATTACCCTTGCTTTGGAGAAATATGGAGATAAAATTAATATGCTTCAAAAAAATTAA
- a CDS encoding bifunctional 3,4-dihydroxy-2-butanone-4-phosphate synthase/GTP cyclohydrolase II: protein MGFNTIEEALEDLKQGKMVIVVDDEDRENEGDLVCAAEKVTPEIINFMAKYGRGLICVPMEGKRLDELEIPIMVTQNTDPHHTAFTVSVDAVDTHTGISAAERAKTILKLIDPQARPQDFRRPGHIFPLRAKEGGVLRRAGHTEAAVDLARLAGLYPAGVICEIMRDDGQMARVPDLLEFAQKHNLKIITIASLIQYRRRNEKLVERGAFAMLPTKYGEFVAVAYESLLDHQTHLAVVKGNVADGEPVLVRVHSECLTGDVFGSLRCDCGDQLQTALKMIEKEGRGVLLYMRQEGRGIGLANKIKAYHLQDMGKDTVEANEALGFPADLRDYGIGAQILADLGIKKIRLMTNNPKKIKGLEGYGLEIVERVPIEIPPKKENKKYLLTKKKKLGHLLNLTEN from the coding sequence ATGGGCTTTAACACCATTGAAGAGGCTTTAGAAGATTTAAAACAGGGGAAAATGGTAATTGTGGTTGATGATGAAGATCGGGAAAATGAGGGAGACTTAGTTTGTGCCGCAGAAAAGGTAACTCCGGAAATAATAAATTTCATGGCAAAATACGGTAGAGGTCTTATCTGTGTTCCTATGGAAGGAAAGCGCTTGGATGAATTAGAAATTCCAATAATGGTAACGCAAAACACCGATCCTCATCATACAGCCTTTACCGTGTCGGTTGATGCCGTGGATACCCATACCGGAATTTCAGCTGCGGAAAGAGCTAAAACCATTTTAAAATTAATAGACCCGCAAGCACGACCGCAGGATTTTCGCCGGCCTGGACATATCTTTCCCCTGCGGGCAAAAGAAGGAGGGGTATTAAGGCGGGCAGGCCATACTGAAGCGGCTGTGGATCTGGCAAGGCTGGCCGGACTGTATCCTGCAGGAGTGATTTGTGAAATTATGCGTGACGATGGACAGATGGCTAGAGTTCCGGATTTGCTGGAATTTGCGCAAAAACATAATTTAAAAATCATTACCATTGCCTCATTAATTCAATATCGTCGTCGTAACGAAAAGCTGGTAGAACGGGGAGCTTTTGCCATGCTTCCTACAAAATACGGGGAATTTGTTGCTGTTGCTTACGAAAGTCTTTTAGACCATCAAACCCACTTGGCGGTAGTAAAAGGAAATGTTGCTGATGGTGAGCCGGTTTTAGTGCGAGTGCATTCCGAATGTCTTACCGGTGATGTTTTCGGAAGCTTACGGTGCGACTGTGGAGACCAGTTGCAAACAGCTCTTAAAATGATTGAAAAAGAAGGACGCGGAGTACTGTTATATATGCGTCAAGAAGGAAGAGGAATTGGGCTGGCAAATAAGATAAAAGCTTATCACTTGCAGGATATGGGAAAAGACACCGTTGAAGCTAATGAGGCGTTAGGTTTTCCAGCGGATTTGCGGGATTATGGAATTGGCGCGCAAATTTTAGCCGATTTAGGAATTAAAAAAATCCGGCTTATGACAAATAATCCTAAGAAAATTAAGGGGCTTGAAGGCTATGGTTTAGAGATTGTTGAGAGGGTACCGATAGAAATTCCACCTAAAAAAGAAAATAAAAAGTATCTGCTTACAAAAAAGAAAAAATTAGGACATCTCTTAAATCTAACTGAAAACTAA
- a CDS encoding alpha/beta-type small acid-soluble spore protein yields the protein MARNEVVVPQAKQALEQLKWETAREVGVNVQPGQYGGDIPAKQWGRLGGNMVKKLIQQAEQQLSGKV from the coding sequence ATGGCACGAAATGAAGTGGTAGTACCTCAAGCCAAGCAAGCCTTAGAACAATTAAAATGGGAAACTGCCCGGGAAGTTGGAGTTAATGTTCAGCCGGGACAATATGGTGGCGATATCCCGGCAAAACAATGGGGTAGATTAGGGGGCAATATGGTCAAAAAATTAATTCAGCAAGCGGAGCAACAGCTTTCTGGAAAAGTCTAA
- the yfcE gene encoding phosphodiesterase — protein sequence MAIGVISDIHGSLQRFIKAYDFLKDTEFILCAGDVLYHGPRNPLPEGYDPAGLAKYLKSIKQKIYIARGNCDAEVDETFLGIPFFSPFFLTEYRGKKLMVVHDFEKLKENYLELADIVIHGHSHVWQIEKFSNCILLNPGSPSLPKGFEPVPTIAIIDRDIKIIDIVTGNVVKTVGDLRKE from the coding sequence TTGGCAATTGGGGTTATAAGTGATATTCACGGAAGTTTACAAAGATTTATCAAAGCTTACGATTTTCTTAAAGATACCGAATTTATCCTTTGTGCCGGGGATGTCTTATACCATGGGCCGAGAAACCCATTACCGGAAGGCTATGATCCGGCCGGTTTAGCAAAATATTTAAAAAGCATCAAGCAAAAAATTTATATTGCACGGGGAAATTGCGATGCGGAAGTTGATGAAACATTCCTGGGGATTCCCTTTTTTTCCCCTTTTTTCTTAACCGAATATCGGGGTAAAAAGCTCATGGTTGTTCATGATTTTGAAAAGTTAAAAGAAAATTATTTGGAGCTTGCCGATATAGTTATTCATGGTCATTCCCATGTTTGGCAAATTGAAAAGTTTTCCAACTGCATACTGCTTAATCCAGGTTCACCATCCCTTCCCAAAGGTTTTGAGCCTGTACCAACAATTGCGATAATTGACCGGGATATAAAAATAATTGATATTGTTACAGGCAACGTAGTAAAAACCGTAGGTGATTTAAGAAAGGAGTAG
- the rpmB gene encoding 50S ribosomal protein L28, which translates to MAKVCEICGKGVVYGHQISHSNIHTKRKWLPNLQRVRAVVNGTRRRITVCTTCLKSGKVQRA; encoded by the coding sequence ATGGCTAAAGTTTGCGAAATCTGCGGGAAAGGCGTAGTTTATGGTCATCAAATAAGCCATTCGAATATTCATACTAAAAGAAAATGGCTCCCCAATTTACAAAGAGTACGGGCTGTTGTTAATGGAACCCGAAGAAGAATAACCGTTTGCACTACCTGCCTGAAATCAGGTAAAGTACAAAGAGCATAG
- the hslO gene encoding Hsp33 family molecular chaperone HslO, with protein sequence MSDYLVKGMAGEFIRFTGVSSRQTVEEARKRHNLSRLATAALGRALTATIILASDLKNPGDLLTLRIFGDGPLGGIVCSAGNDGMVRGYLFNPEVELPLNDANKLDVGRGIGKGHLYVTKDLGLKEPYTGTVQLVSGEIAEDVAYYLYYSEQRPNVFNLGVLVNPDGSVAQAGGCLIEILPGAPEEIISTLEQNLGEQQSLTYQLQQGKHIEEIIQEVVNPYKTEIYVKKPVGFLCSCSREKLLPHLIGLYSEVKDEEIVEAVCHFCREKYTFSGKEIKEYKEKNT encoded by the coding sequence TTGAGCGATTATTTAGTAAAAGGTATGGCAGGGGAATTTATAAGGTTTACGGGAGTTAGTAGTAGGCAAACCGTTGAGGAAGCAAGAAAACGGCATAACTTATCCCGTTTGGCGACGGCGGCCCTTGGAAGGGCCCTGACCGCAACGATTATTTTAGCATCCGATTTAAAAAACCCCGGTGATTTATTAACCCTTAGAATTTTTGGTGATGGACCTTTAGGTGGGATAGTATGTTCGGCGGGAAATGATGGCATGGTTCGTGGTTACTTGTTTAATCCGGAAGTCGAATTGCCACTTAATGATGCCAACAAACTTGATGTGGGACGGGGAATAGGCAAAGGTCATTTATACGTAACAAAGGATTTAGGATTAAAGGAACCATATACCGGTACCGTGCAATTAGTGTCTGGAGAAATTGCCGAAGATGTGGCTTACTATTTGTATTACTCGGAACAAAGGCCCAATGTTTTTAACTTGGGAGTTTTGGTTAATCCCGATGGTTCAGTCGCTCAGGCGGGAGGATGTTTAATTGAAATTTTGCCGGGAGCACCGGAAGAAATAATTAGTACTCTTGAACAAAATTTAGGAGAACAGCAGTCTCTAACCTATCAACTACAGCAAGGTAAACATATCGAAGAAATTATTCAAGAAGTGGTAAATCCTTATAAGACCGAAATTTACGTAAAAAAACCTGTTGGTTTTTTATGCAGTTGCAGCAGAGAAAAGCTTTTACCTCATTTAATAGGACTTTACTCTGAGGTAAAAGATGAGGAAATAGTTGAAGCGGTCTGTCATTTTTGTAGAGAAAAATACACTTTTTCAGGAAAAGAAATAAAAGAATATAAAGAAAAAAATACCTAA